A window of the Gorilla gorilla gorilla isolate KB3781 chromosome 8, NHGRI_mGorGor1-v2.1_pri, whole genome shotgun sequence genome harbors these coding sequences:
- the LIPN gene encoding lipase member N: protein MMWLLLTTTCLICGTLNAGGFLDLENEVNPEVWMNTSEIIIYNGYPSEEYEVTTEDGYILLVNRIPYGRRHARSTGPRPVVYMQHALFADNAYWLENYANGSLGFLLADAGYDVWMGNSRGNTWSRRHKTLSETDEKFWAFSFDEMAKYDLPGIIDFIVNKTGQEKLYFIGHSLGTTIGFVAFSTMPELAQRIKMNFALGPTISFKYPTGIFTRFFLLPNSIIKAVFGTKGFFLEDKKTKIASTKICNNKILWLICSEFMSLWAGSNKKNMNQSRMDVYMSHAPTGSSVQNILHIKQLYQSDEFRAYDWGNEADNMKHYNQSHPPIYDLTAMKVPTAIWAGGHDVLITPQDVARILPQIKSLHYFKLLPDWNHFDFVWGLDAPQRMYSEIIALMKAYS, encoded by the exons ATGATGTGGCTGCTTTTAACAACAACTTGTTtgatctgtggaactttaaatGCTGGTGGATTCCTTGATTTGGAAAATGAAGTGAATCCTGAGGTGTGGATGAATACT AGTGAAATCATCATCTACAATGGCTACCCCAGTGAAGAGTATGAAGTCACCACTGAAGATGGGTACATACTCCTTGTCAACAGAATTCCTTATGGGCGAAGACATGCTAGGAGCACAG GTCCCCGGCCAGTTGTGTATATGCAGCAtgccctgtttgcagacaatgcCTACTGGCTTGAGAATTATGCCAATGGAAGCCTTGGATTCCTTCTAGCAGATGCAGGTTATGACGTATGGATGGGAAACAGTCGGGGAAACACTTGGTCAAGAAGACACAAAACACTCTCAGAGACAGATGAGAAATTCTGGGCCTTTAG TTTTGATGAAATGGCCAAATATGATCTCCCAGGAATAATAGACTTCATTGTAAATAAAACTGGTCAGGAGAAATTGTATTTCATTGGACATTCACTTGGCACTACAATAG GGTTTGTAGCCTTTTCAACCATGCCTGAACTGGCACAAAGAATCAAAATGAATTTTGCCTTGGGTCCTACGATCTCATTCAAATATCCCACGGGCATTTTTACCAGGTTTTTTCTACTTCCAAATTCCATAATCAAG GCTGTTTTTGGTACCAAAGGTTTCTTTTTAGAAGATAAGAAAACGAAGATAGCTTCTACCAAAATCTGCAACAATAAGATACTCTGGTTGATATGTAGCGAATTTATGTCCTTATGGGCTGGATCCAACAAGAAAAATATGAATCAG AGTCGAATGGATGTGTATATGTCACATGCTCCCACTGGTTCATCAGTACAGAACATTCTGCATATAAAACAG CTTTACCAATCTGATGAATTCAGAGCTTATGACTGGGGAAATGAAGCTGATAATATGAAACATTACAATCAG AGTCATCCCCCTATATATGACCTGACTGCCATGAAAGTGCCTACTGCTATTTGGGCTGGTGGACATGATGTCCTCATAACACCCCAGGATGTGGCCAGGATACTCCCTCAAATCAAGAGCCTTCATTACTTTAAGCTATTGCCAGATTGGAACCACTTTGATTTTGTCTGGGGCCTCGATGCCCCTCAACGGATGTACAGTGAAATCATAGCTTTAATGAAGGCATATTCCTAA